From a single Coriobacteriia bacterium genomic region:
- a CDS encoding DUF348 domain-containing protein has translation MRSKPTRSAGSVKTQYLIAALIPVVVVTLSITGFVWAKKQVTVVVDGRVSSVSTRASDVEGVLQQVRVSYGDGDLVTPSVSTPVSSPMTVVVRHATPIKMDLGGSVTDMNVVGKTVSDALVAAGIDPSANPAVSPSLTTPLAAGMTITAPSVFSRVTSRRIPIAFARSTRDDSRLPRGVRKVVVKGRSGVRLRLYRTLVSNGVEGSRALLADKTVTAPVDEIVAVGTASRAEGNRAIVASARALASVRTMAPPKPGVGRRMRVEATGYAPGSGGADHRCATGALATRGVIAVDPRMIPLGTHVYVPGYGYAVAADTGGDIKHDRIDVCYDTYDEAIRWGRRTVTIIVLD, from the coding sequence ATGAGATCAAAGCCGACCCGCTCGGCAGGATCCGTGAAGACCCAGTACCTCATCGCAGCTCTCATCCCAGTAGTAGTCGTCACACTCAGCATCACAGGATTCGTGTGGGCCAAGAAGCAGGTCACGGTCGTCGTCGACGGCCGTGTTTCGAGCGTATCCACACGCGCCTCGGATGTTGAAGGCGTGCTCCAGCAGGTGCGCGTCTCCTACGGTGATGGCGACCTGGTGACACCCTCCGTATCCACCCCCGTGAGCAGCCCGATGACAGTCGTCGTGCGCCATGCCACGCCCATCAAGATGGACCTCGGTGGCTCTGTCACCGACATGAACGTGGTCGGCAAGACGGTCTCGGACGCGCTTGTAGCAGCCGGTATCGACCCGTCCGCAAATCCCGCTGTCTCACCCTCTCTGACGACGCCTCTCGCCGCAGGCATGACGATCACCGCACCGAGCGTCTTCTCGCGCGTCACCTCACGCCGCATCCCCATCGCGTTCGCACGCTCCACCCGTGACGACAGCCGCCTGCCGCGCGGCGTGCGCAAGGTCGTCGTCAAGGGCCGCTCCGGCGTGCGACTGCGCCTCTACCGCACCCTGGTCTCCAACGGCGTCGAGGGCTCGCGCGCCTTGCTCGCCGACAAGACCGTGACCGCGCCCGTCGACGAGATCGTCGCGGTGGGCACCGCGTCGCGCGCCGAGGGCAACCGCGCGATCGTCGCGAGCGCTCGTGCGCTCGCAAGCGTGCGCACGATGGCGCCGCCGAAGCCCGGCGTGGGCCGTCGCATGCGCGTCGAAGCCACCGGCTATGCGCCGGGCAGCGGCGGCGCCGACCATCGCTGCGCGACGGGCGCGCTCGCCACGCGAGGCGTCATCGCGGTCGACCCGCGCATGATCCCGCTCGGAACCCACGTCTACGTGCCCGGCTACGGCTACGCGGTCGCAGCTGACACCGGCGGCGACATCAAGCACGACCGCATCGACGTGTGCTACGACACCTACGACGAGGCCATTCGCTGGGGACGGCGCACCGTGACGATCATCGTGCTCGACTGA
- the rsmA gene encoding 16S rRNA (adenine(1518)-N(6)/adenine(1519)-N(6))-dimethyltransferase RsmA, whose translation MTHSPLATPSATLAVLKRHGLATKKSLGQHFLVDDNVVGRIIDLAALCGDETVLEVGPGIGTLTAALCANAGAVVAVERDADLLPVLAETTAGCAQLAIVRADAVAVTPEQLAEPFGPPIALVANLPYAVAATVVLRFFEELPSLRSATVMVQAEVADRMAAAPGGRDYGSYTVKLRLIARAAGRFPVARTCFLPPPRVDSAVLRLERAPLGAEPELARIAARTADAAFAQRRKTIRNSLRSALGAPAEAVAAALAAAGIDGGVRAEKLEPERFIALAEALRDAGVAL comes from the coding sequence GTGACGCACTCGCCGCTCGCAACGCCATCGGCCACCCTGGCCGTGCTCAAGCGCCACGGTCTGGCCACCAAGAAGTCGCTCGGTCAGCACTTCCTCGTCGATGACAACGTCGTCGGCCGCATCATCGACCTCGCGGCACTCTGCGGCGACGAGACCGTGCTTGAGGTCGGCCCCGGCATCGGCACGCTGACCGCAGCCCTGTGCGCCAACGCCGGCGCGGTCGTGGCCGTTGAGCGCGACGCCGACCTGCTGCCCGTCCTCGCCGAGACCACCGCCGGCTGTGCGCAGCTCGCGATCGTGCGGGCCGACGCGGTCGCAGTCACCCCCGAGCAACTCGCCGAGCCGTTCGGCCCGCCGATAGCGCTCGTCGCGAACCTCCCGTACGCCGTGGCCGCAACCGTCGTGCTGCGCTTCTTCGAGGAGCTGCCGTCACTGCGAAGCGCGACGGTCATGGTGCAGGCCGAGGTCGCCGACCGTATGGCCGCAGCGCCCGGTGGGCGCGACTACGGCTCCTACACCGTAAAGCTGCGGCTCATCGCCAGGGCCGCAGGTCGCTTTCCGGTCGCCCGCACCTGTTTTCTGCCCCCGCCACGGGTCGACTCGGCGGTGCTACGCCTCGAGCGCGCGCCGCTGGGAGCGGAGCCCGAGCTGGCCCGCATCGCGGCCCGCACGGCCGACGCCGCCTTCGCCCAGCGCCGCAAGACGATCCGCAACTCGCTGCGCTCGGCCCTGGGGGCACCCGCCGAGGCCGTGGCAGCCGCTCTCGCCGCCGCCGGCATCGATGGTGGTGTCCGAGCCGAGAAACTCGAGCCCGAGCGCTTCATTGCGCTTGCAGAGGCCCTCAGGGACGCCGGCGTCGCGCTCTAG
- the ispE gene encoding 4-(cytidine 5'-diphospho)-2-C-methyl-D-erythritol kinase has translation MQTLTIVAPAKVNLYLGIGDLRPDGHHNVESVLQTLELADTVRLTPSDELTLSCDAALGIPAEENLAFRAARAFSKAYDVDVLLDIEVEKRIPAGAGLAGGSTDAAVVLAGLAFWAGLPLDDPLLLSVARSLGADVPFFLFGGCVLMGGRGDEFVRRLPDVDLDIVVIKPPVPVPTGQAYRAFDASPQVASGSDGLESALAGGDAAHIAEALANNMTQASIAVAPEVGESLSWLSSRPGVLGALVSGSGSSVFGVCSDAETATTLAAQAATMGLWAVATRSRHSGAHVTCEESS, from the coding sequence GTGCAGACGCTGACAATCGTCGCTCCGGCCAAGGTCAACCTGTACCTCGGTATCGGCGATCTTCGGCCCGATGGCCATCACAACGTCGAGTCGGTGCTTCAGACACTCGAACTCGCTGACACGGTCCGTCTCACCCCATCCGATGAGCTCACCCTTTCGTGCGACGCCGCGCTCGGTATACCCGCCGAGGAGAACCTCGCGTTTCGCGCTGCACGCGCCTTCTCAAAGGCCTACGACGTCGACGTGCTGCTCGATATCGAGGTCGAGAAGCGCATTCCCGCAGGTGCAGGGCTCGCCGGTGGCTCGACGGATGCTGCGGTCGTGCTCGCGGGACTTGCGTTCTGGGCAGGGCTGCCGCTCGATGATCCCCTCCTGTTGAGTGTCGCTCGTTCACTCGGAGCCGACGTGCCGTTCTTTCTGTTCGGCGGATGCGTGCTCATGGGCGGTCGGGGCGACGAGTTCGTGCGGCGCCTTCCCGACGTCGATCTCGACATCGTGGTCATCAAGCCGCCCGTGCCCGTACCCACCGGGCAAGCGTATCGGGCTTTCGACGCTTCACCGCAGGTGGCGAGCGGTTCTGACGGCCTCGAGTCGGCGCTCGCAGGTGGCGATGCGGCGCATATCGCCGAGGCGCTCGCCAACAACATGACGCAGGCATCGATTGCGGTCGCGCCCGAGGTGGGCGAGTCGCTGTCGTGGCTCTCGTCGCGTCCCGGGGTTCTCGGTGCGCTCGTATCGGGAAGTGGCTCGTCTGTGTTCGGTGTGTGCTCGGACGCCGAGACCGCGACGACGCTTGCCGCACAAGCCGCTACCATGGGGCTCTGGGCGGTTGCCACGCGTTCGCGCCACAGCGGCGCGCACGTGACGTGTGAGGAGAGTTCGTGA
- a CDS encoding NTP transferase domain-containing protein — protein sequence MKVDAAVLAGGEGAVIDPTVSIKGLVPIAGRPMIEWVVDALRAASCIGEIAVVVPTAHGLGSWAERVDHLVISDGSFIDNAIAGCGAFNNGRPVLGATGDLPALTPEAIDDYVARSLASGAEFTYPLVSAIDMEAQFPGSQRTYVKVAGGPVTGGNMMVMSADLVKRNREIGQRLFETRKSPVAMARVIGIPFVFKYATGRLRVDDVERKMEQLLGAKCAAIYTPHASIGADVDKPIDVVVAERVLYRRATGSMSPEGS from the coding sequence GTGAAGGTCGATGCAGCGGTACTGGCTGGCGGCGAGGGCGCGGTCATCGACCCCACCGTGTCCATCAAGGGTCTTGTGCCCATAGCCGGGCGTCCTATGATCGAGTGGGTGGTGGATGCGCTTCGCGCTGCGAGCTGCATCGGAGAGATTGCCGTCGTGGTTCCCACAGCACACGGGCTGGGCTCATGGGCCGAGCGAGTCGATCACCTCGTGATCTCTGATGGCAGCTTCATCGACAACGCCATCGCGGGGTGCGGCGCCTTCAACAACGGCCGTCCCGTGCTCGGTGCGACCGGCGATCTGCCCGCGTTGACTCCCGAGGCAATCGATGACTACGTAGCGCGTTCGCTCGCGAGTGGTGCGGAGTTCACGTATCCGCTGGTCAGCGCCATCGACATGGAGGCGCAGTTCCCGGGCTCGCAGCGCACGTACGTCAAGGTCGCGGGTGGACCGGTCACCGGCGGCAACATGATGGTGATGTCGGCCGACCTCGTGAAGCGCAACCGCGAGATAGGGCAGCGCCTGTTCGAGACGCGCAAATCTCCAGTAGCGATGGCTCGGGTCATCGGAATTCCGTTCGTATTCAAGTACGCGACAGGCAGGTTGCGTGTCGACGACGTCGAACGAAAGATGGAGCAGCTCTTGGGCGCGAAGTGCGCGGCGATCTACACGCCGCACGCCTCGATCGGGGCAGACGTCGATAAGCCGATCGACGTTGTTGTCGCCGAACGTGTGCTGTATCGGCGCGCGACGGGTAGTATGTCTCCAGAGGGCTCATAG
- the spoVG gene encoding septation regulator SpoVG, whose protein sequence is MRITKVTLRAVAMNKVCAIASIVLDDAFVVHDLRVVNGDKGLFVAMPSRKLPSGEFRDICHPINSDARTEIQRAVLEQFEAEGGVTAFETAGHALAMAAE, encoded by the coding sequence ATGCGCATCACGAAGGTGACCCTTCGCGCGGTAGCGATGAACAAGGTCTGCGCTATCGCCAGCATCGTGCTCGATGACGCGTTCGTCGTTCATGACCTGCGGGTCGTCAACGGCGACAAGGGGCTTTTCGTCGCCATGCCGTCGCGCAAGCTGCCCAGCGGCGAGTTTCGCGACATCTGTCATCCCATCAACAGCGACGCACGCACAGAGATCCAGCGTGCGGTCCTCGAGCAGTTCGAGGCCGAGGGCGGCGTGACGGCATTCGAGACCGCCGGGCACGCGCTCGCCATGGCCGCCGAGTAG